A single Syngnathus acus chromosome 8, fSynAcu1.2, whole genome shotgun sequence DNA region contains:
- the LOC119126369 gene encoding UNC93-like protein MFSD11, whose product MADWRTFNVVVLGVGFLFVFTAFTTCGNIEQTVVKSLRNDTFTGSGYHSLGIIYGVFSLSNLAAPAVVSVAGPKLTMFVSGLLYSGYVAVFIEPSTWSFYLTSVLIGVGAAMLWTAQGQFLVENSDASTINRNTGMFWALLQCSMLFGNLYIYLEWNGRTEIPDGSRKTIFLSLLVASIVGTLCFLALRRTLLFEEEMLSEDEGQALLSTHMVYKHRANTAIEEVKADFKTMLQLVKSRNILLLSPCMAYSGLELSFYSGVYGTCLGATAQFGQAAKGLIGISGMVLGVGEIIGGGLFGLVCKNNRFRRTSVVFLGMVVHFVAFYLIFLNIPDDAPVVFGTTTIKSPFLTPSMSIALLCSFLLGLGDSCFNTQLYSILGCIYAEQSTPAFAIFKFVQSVFAAVAFFYSGDTLLTWQLLLMVVLGFNGTLCFFVAERMHDADAISTHTLE is encoded by the exons ATGGCAGACTGGAGGACTTTTAATGTGGTGGTTTTGGGCGTGGGATTCTTGTTCGTATTCACCGCCTTCACTACCTGTGGCAATATTGAA cAAACGGTGGTGAAAAGTCTGCGGAATGACACTTTCACAGGAAGTGGATACCACAG TCTGGGCATCATTTATGGAGTCTTCTCGTTGTCCAATTTGGCAGCGCCCGCCGTGGTGTCGGTGGCGGGACCGAAGCTGACCATGTTTGTGAGCGGGTTGCTTTACAG TGGCTACGTTGCTGTCTTCATCGAGCCGTCCACCTGGTCCTTCTACCTGACGTCCGTGCTGATTGGCGTCGGGGCTGCCA TGCTATGGACAGCTCAAGGGCAATTCCTTGTGGAGAACTCGGATGCTTCCACAATCAACAGGAACACGGGAATGTTCTGGGCTCTCCTGCAGTGCAG TATGTTATTTGGCAATTTGTACATTTATCTGGAATGGAATGGAAGAACAGAAATACCAG ACGGCAGCAGGAAGACAATCTTCCTCTCATTGCTGGTGGCCTCCATTGTGGGGACACTGTGCTTCTTGGCGCTGAGGAGGACTCTGCTGTTCGAGGAGGAGATGCTCTCCGAGGACGAAGGACAGGCCTTGCTCTCGACACACATGGT ATACAAGCACAGAGCCAACACAGCCATAGAGGAGGTGAAGGCAGACTTCA AGACCATGCTGCAGCTTGTCAAGAGCAGAAACATCCTCCTCTTGAGTCCCTGCATGGCCTACAGCG GCCTGGAGCTGTCCTTCTACAGCGGCGTCTACGGGACATGCCTGGGAGCCACGGCGCAGTTCGGCCAGGCGGCAAAAGGCCTCATCGGCATCTCGGGCATGGTGCTGGGCGTGGGCGAAATCATAG GGGGAGGCTTGTTTGGCTTGGTGTGCAAGAACAATCGCTTTAGACGCACCTCAGTGGTCTTCCTGGGAATGGTGGTGCACTTTGTGGCTTTCTATCTCATCTTTCTCAACATTCCTGACGATGCCCCTGTGGTCTTCggcaccaccaccatcaagAGCCCATTTCTCACTCCAAG CATGTCCATTGCCCTGCTGTGCAGCTTTCTGCTGGGTCTGGGAGACAGCTGCTTTAACACGCAGCTCTACAGCATCCTGGGTTGCATCTACGCGGAGCAAAGCACGCCCGCGTTCGCCATCTTTAAATTCGTACAG TCGGTTTTCGCAGCCGTGGCATTCTTCTACAGCGGCGACACGCTGCTCACATGGCAACTCCTCCTGATGGTGGTGCTGGGCTTCAACGGCACGCTATGCTTCTTCGTGGCTGAGCGCATGCATGACGCCGACGCCATCTCCACTCATACCTTGGAGTAA